A genomic region of Papaver somniferum cultivar HN1 chromosome 7, ASM357369v1, whole genome shotgun sequence contains the following coding sequences:
- the LOC113296311 gene encoding uncharacterized protein LOC113296311, whose protein sequence is MVNKLARDGEDDKLAEVISEAHKTPFTKELERAPFPPKCTLPTFPSRFDGTGDAGEHINMYSMSLLQWKNYDVVMCKFSQASLEGEAKNWFYTFPDESIGNYGSLVETFLKTYMHNSIARLRVNKLFTLAQRFREPLRSLTDRWRKLCTDIGKVPVDQQIFGFENSLGKSDPIWIAMYTEKPQTLREMRKMQEHYITLEEIQEGAQDRGVQEASASVEPVPREDPKRSEKRPMAPQQGSGKKEWVEKGKKPRHEPRTYTPLNAPLEEIFKEVEKRNDIRYPKTRGIQFDETRNHPEFFH, encoded by the coding sequence ATGGTTAATAAATTGGCTAGAGACGGCGAGGACGACAAGTTGGCAGAAGTGATTAGCGAAGCACATAAAACTCCCTTCACCAAGGAGCTTGAACGAGCACCGTTTCCTCCAAAGTGTACACTCCCAACCTTCCCGTCTAGGTTTGACGGCACGGGCGACGCAGGAGAGCACATTAATATGTATAGCATGTCCCTATTACAATGGAAGAACTATGACGTGGTTATGTGCAAGTTTTCCCAGGCAAGTCTAGAAGGCGAGGCGAAGAATTGGTTCTATACTTTTCCCGATGAGTCCATTGGTAATTATGGCTCCCTAGTGGAAACATTTCTCAAAACCTACATGCATAATAGCATTGCTCGCCTAAGGGTGAATAAACTATTCACGCTGGCACAAAGGTTCAGGGAACCCTTAAGATCTCTAACGGACAGATGGAGGAAGTTGTGTACCGATATTGGGAAGGTACCTGTCGACCAACAGATCTTTGGGTTCGAAAATTCATTAGGAAAGTCTGACCCCATTTGGATAGCAATGTACACTGAGAAACCACAAACATTAAGGGAGATGAGGAAGATGCAAGAACACTACATCACATTAGAGGAGATACAAGAGGGAGCGCAGGATAGAGGAGTACAAGAAGCCAGCGCGTCAGTGGAGCCCGTTCCCCGAGAAGACCCAAAGCGATCAGAAAAAAGGCCGATGGCACCACAGCAAGGCTCGGGCAAGAAGGAATGGGTCGAGAAAGGAAAAAAGCCTCGTCACGAACCAAGAACGTACACGCCTCTGAACGCACCATTGGAGGAAATTTTCAAGGAGGTAGAAAAGCGAAACGACATCAGATACCCGAAGACTAGGGGAATCCAGTTTGACGAGACAAGAAACCATCCCGAGTTTTTCCATTAA